The following proteins are encoded in a genomic region of Falsibacillus pallidus:
- the cccA gene encoding cytochrome c550 — protein sequence MNRNPVVPFILIMVFGIGLIFFLSVKGLGDSDEVAKEKKGGEKTEQASSGEFDPKAYFQKTCASCHGQNYEGGFGPSLKGVGEKKSKAEIKKIITQGQGKMPPGLVQPENADQMAAWVSKIK from the coding sequence ATGAATCGTAATCCAGTAGTTCCATTCATACTAATCATGGTATTTGGAATTGGTCTTATCTTTTTCCTATCTGTAAAAGGTCTTGGCGACAGCGACGAGGTAGCCAAAGAGAAAAAAGGTGGAGAAAAGACTGAACAGGCAAGCTCTGGGGAATTTGATCCTAAAGCATATTTCCAAAAAACATGTGCTTCTTGCCATGGCCAAAACTATGAAGGCGGTTTCGGACCTAGCTTAAAAGGCGTAGGAGAAAAGAAATCAAAAGCTGAAATCAAAAAAATCATCACTCAAGGACAGGGAAAAATGCCTCCTGGCCTAGTTCAACCAGAAAATGCCGACCAAATGGCAGCATGGGTAAGCAAAATCAAATAA
- a CDS encoding acyl-CoA dehydrogenase — MNFDLTTEQKMIQKTIRDFADEVVAPSALERDRTKQFPKEIFQQLGDMGMLGLPFPEEYGGAGADTVSFAIVTEELSRACGSTGITYSAHISLGGAPINLFGTHEQKEEYLTPICTGESLGAFGLTEPNAGSDAGGTMTTAVEDGEDYVINGNKCFITNASYAKHLALTAITGKNEGKKEITALIVPTDAEGFSVIDNYEKLGLHSSNTTELVLDNVRVPKENILGKKGYGFQQFLITLDGGRIGIGAMGVGIAQAAYEKALQYAKERKQFGRSLTDFQAIQFKLADMAMKIELARNMVYKAAWLKDQGRPFSKEASMCKLYASEVCMEIASQAVQIHGGYGYMKEYHVERYLRDAKLLEIGEGTSEVQRMVIARSIGC; from the coding sequence ATGAATTTTGATTTGACAACTGAACAAAAAATGATTCAAAAAACTATAAGGGATTTCGCCGATGAGGTTGTAGCTCCATCAGCATTGGAGCGGGATCGTACAAAGCAGTTCCCAAAAGAAATTTTTCAACAATTAGGGGATATGGGGATGCTTGGTCTGCCATTTCCTGAAGAATATGGCGGAGCAGGTGCCGATACTGTCAGCTTTGCAATTGTCACTGAGGAATTGAGCCGTGCATGCGGTTCAACAGGAATCACCTATTCAGCTCATATATCACTCGGCGGTGCACCTATAAATCTTTTTGGCACCCATGAGCAAAAAGAAGAGTACCTCACTCCGATCTGCACGGGGGAATCGCTCGGTGCTTTTGGTCTAACAGAACCTAACGCCGGTTCAGATGCAGGGGGCACCATGACCACTGCCGTCGAGGATGGCGAAGATTATGTCATAAACGGGAACAAATGCTTCATCACCAATGCCAGCTATGCGAAGCATCTTGCGTTGACAGCCATTACAGGCAAGAACGAAGGAAAAAAAGAAATAACTGCATTGATTGTGCCAACTGATGCAGAAGGCTTCTCGGTCATTGACAATTATGAAAAATTAGGACTTCATTCATCCAATACGACTGAATTGGTTCTTGATAATGTCCGGGTCCCGAAGGAAAATATTCTTGGGAAAAAGGGATATGGCTTTCAGCAATTCCTGATTACACTTGATGGCGGAAGAATAGGCATCGGTGCAATGGGAGTGGGTATTGCACAGGCAGCTTATGAGAAAGCCCTTCAATATGCAAAGGAAAGAAAGCAATTTGGGCGTTCATTGACCGATTTTCAAGCAATTCAATTTAAACTGGCAGATATGGCAATGAAAATTGAATTGGCTCGGAATATGGTATATAAAGCCGCATGGCTGAAAGATCAAGGAAGGCCATTTTCAAAAGAGGCATCCATGTGCAAGCTTTACGCATCGGAAGTCTGTATGGAAATTGCAAGCCAGGCTGTCCAAATTCACGGCGGCTATGGTTATATGAAAGAATATCACGTTGAGCGTTATTTAAGGGATGCGAAGCTTCTTGAAATAGGAGAAGGCACCTCAGAAGTTCAAAGGATGGTCATTGCGAGATCCATTGGCTGCTGA
- the rpoD gene encoding RNA polymerase sigma factor RpoD: protein MAEKSARSKEVDTELTLDQVKEKLVEFGKKRGFLTYDEIAEKMANFEVDSDQMDEFYENLGDQGVELQGENGDDDEDIPVGKNSDDEEEFDLNDLSVPPGVKINDPVRMYLKEIGRVDLLSAEEEISLAKRIEDGDEEAKRRLAEANLRLVVSIAKRYVGRGMLFLDLIQEGNMGLIKAVEKFDYRKGYKFSTYATWWIRQAITRAIADQARTIRIPVHMVETINKLIRVQRQLLQDLGREPSPEEIGEEMDLTPEKVREILKIAQEPVSLETPIGEEDDSHLGDFIEDQDATSPSEHAAYELLKEQLEDVLDTLTDREENVLRLRFGLDDGRTRTLEEVGKVFGVTRERIRQIEAKALRKLRHPSRSKRLKDFLE, encoded by the coding sequence ATGGCTGAAAAATCAGCTCGTTCCAAAGAAGTAGATACTGAACTAACTTTAGACCAAGTGAAAGAAAAACTTGTCGAGTTTGGGAAAAAACGTGGATTTTTAACATATGATGAAATAGCAGAAAAAATGGCTAATTTTGAAGTGGATTCAGATCAAATGGATGAATTCTACGAAAACCTAGGAGATCAAGGTGTAGAACTCCAAGGTGAAAACGGCGATGACGATGAGGATATTCCAGTCGGCAAAAATTCTGATGATGAAGAAGAGTTTGACCTGAATGATTTGAGTGTACCTCCAGGTGTCAAAATCAATGACCCTGTGAGAATGTACTTGAAAGAAATCGGCCGCGTTGACCTTTTATCTGCTGAAGAAGAGATTTCACTGGCGAAACGAATCGAAGATGGCGATGAAGAGGCTAAGAGAAGATTGGCAGAAGCCAACTTGCGTCTAGTAGTCAGCATAGCGAAACGTTATGTAGGACGTGGAATGCTCTTCCTTGATTTGATTCAGGAAGGAAATATGGGTCTTATCAAAGCGGTAGAAAAGTTTGATTACCGCAAAGGGTATAAATTCAGTACCTATGCGACATGGTGGATCCGTCAGGCTATTACAAGAGCCATCGCTGACCAGGCAAGGACAATTCGTATTCCTGTTCATATGGTTGAAACCATCAATAAGTTGATCCGCGTTCAGCGCCAACTTCTACAGGATTTAGGCAGGGAGCCATCTCCAGAAGAAATTGGAGAAGAAATGGATCTTACTCCTGAAAAAGTTAGAGAAATATTGAAAATAGCACAAGAACCGGTTTCCTTAGAAACACCAATCGGTGAAGAAGACGATTCCCATTTGGGCGACTTTATTGAAGACCAGGATGCAACATCGCCTTCTGAACATGCAGCATATGAATTGCTGAAGGAACAGCTTGAAGATGTGCTGGATACTTTGACTGACCGTGAAGAGAATGTCTTGAGACTCCGTTTCGGCCTTGATGATGGACGTACAAGAACACTCGAAGAAGTCGGTAAAGTATTTGGGGTTACGCGCGAACGTATCCGACAAATCGAAGCTAAAGCTCTTCGTAAACTGCGTCATCCAAGCAGAAGCAAACGTTTAAAAGACTTTTTAGAATAG
- the dnaG gene encoding DNA primase codes for MAGRIPEETINQIKQSVDIVDVISEYVQLKKQGRNYFGLCPFHGENSPSFSVSPEKQIFHCFGCGTGGNAFSFLMDIEGVSFQEAIAMAAEKGNIPFEINLEAHKEQRKLPPDQQQMIEAHELLRKFYHHLLLNTKEGQEALEYLLNRGFTKESIEKYQIGWSLPNWDFSVKFLQKRGYSLSLMEKAGLIIKRDSSEEYFDRFRNRIMFPLWDHKGNTIAFSGRAFGQDEPKYLNSPETVLFNKSKTLYNFHHARAPIRKLQKAVLFEGFADVIASDRAGVANGIATMGTSLTDEHIRILKRITDTVTVCYDSDSAGIEAAFRASNLLANNGFNIEVAQMPDKMDPDDHIKKYGGEKFRNDVLGNCMTFMSFKMFYYRLGKNLSNEGERLQYIEMLLNEISALDKAVERDHYLRQLADEFSLSLEALKQQQQQIFFSRKKNEKNNGPQAMVKRPAVIPTSNKLMPAHLAAEKRLIAHMLKNADTAFKVKDMLGNTPLNIDEHQAIITYLLGYYEQGNQPDSSLFISYLPDEKLRRTITEIEMMSINPEISIQELEDYINQVFKHQKMLKIKEKINEEKEAERQKDYKRAAAIAMEIIQLRKSL; via the coding sequence GTGGCAGGAAGAATTCCTGAAGAAACAATAAATCAAATAAAGCAATCTGTTGATATTGTTGATGTCATTAGTGAATATGTCCAATTGAAGAAACAGGGAAGGAACTATTTCGGCTTATGCCCCTTTCATGGAGAGAATTCTCCTTCCTTCTCAGTGTCTCCCGAAAAGCAAATTTTTCATTGCTTTGGCTGCGGAACTGGAGGAAATGCTTTTTCATTTCTAATGGATATAGAAGGTGTTTCCTTCCAGGAAGCCATTGCCATGGCGGCTGAAAAAGGCAATATTCCTTTTGAAATCAATCTTGAGGCACACAAAGAACAGCGCAAGCTGCCCCCTGATCAGCAGCAGATGATAGAAGCTCATGAGCTTTTAAGGAAATTTTACCATCATTTGCTCCTGAACACAAAAGAGGGTCAGGAAGCTTTGGAATACTTGCTTAATAGAGGTTTTACAAAAGAAAGTATTGAAAAGTATCAAATTGGCTGGTCCTTGCCTAACTGGGATTTTTCAGTCAAGTTTCTTCAAAAAAGAGGATACTCTTTGTCATTAATGGAGAAAGCCGGGCTGATCATAAAAAGGGATTCCAGCGAGGAGTATTTTGACCGATTCAGAAACAGGATCATGTTTCCTTTGTGGGATCATAAAGGGAATACGATTGCATTCTCCGGTCGAGCGTTTGGTCAGGATGAACCGAAATATCTGAATAGCCCTGAAACAGTTCTATTCAATAAAAGCAAAACGCTTTATAATTTTCATCATGCCCGCGCTCCCATCAGAAAATTGCAAAAAGCGGTGCTGTTTGAAGGATTTGCAGATGTCATTGCATCGGACCGTGCAGGAGTCGCAAATGGAATCGCGACGATGGGCACATCCCTCACGGATGAGCATATTCGGATATTAAAGAGAATCACTGATACTGTTACCGTGTGCTACGATTCCGATTCTGCAGGAATAGAGGCTGCATTCAGGGCATCTAACCTTCTTGCGAATAATGGTTTCAACATAGAAGTCGCCCAAATGCCTGATAAAATGGATCCCGATGACCACATCAAAAAGTATGGCGGAGAAAAGTTCCGCAATGATGTATTAGGGAATTGCATGACTTTTATGTCGTTCAAAATGTTTTATTACAGGCTCGGGAAAAATCTTTCCAATGAAGGAGAACGGCTTCAATACATCGAAATGTTACTAAATGAAATTTCTGCTTTAGATAAAGCAGTGGAGAGGGATCATTATCTGCGTCAGCTGGCCGACGAGTTTTCTTTATCACTTGAAGCTCTGAAACAGCAGCAGCAGCAGATATTCTTCTCAAGAAAGAAAAATGAAAAAAACAATGGACCGCAGGCAATGGTGAAAAGACCTGCAGTCATTCCAACCAGCAATAAATTAATGCCTGCCCATCTGGCGGCTGAGAAAAGGCTTATCGCTCACATGTTGAAAAATGCTGATACTGCCTTTAAGGTAAAGGATATGCTGGGAAATACCCCCCTGAATATTGATGAACATCAAGCAATCATTACTTATTTATTAGGATATTATGAGCAGGGCAACCAGCCTGATTCCAGCCTTTTCATCTCCTACTTGCCCGATGAGAAGCTCAGGAGGACCATCACCGAAATTGAAATGATGTCCATCAATCCTGAAATAAGCATTCAGGAGCTTGAAGATTATATTAACCAAGTGTTTAAACATCAAAAGATGTTAAAGATAAAAGAAAAGATTAATGAAGAAAAAGAAGCGGAACGTCAAAAAGACTATAAGCGGGCAGCGGCTATCGCAATGGAGATAATCCAGCTCAGAAAGTCTTTATAA
- a CDS encoding YaiI/YqxD family protein: MDADACPVKSEIVEIANEYHFKTYFVASIAHKMNEPVWGEWFYVDSDKESADLFILNHAKLNNVVVTQDIGLASMLLPKGVYVVSPRGIEFKEESIETALNYRFAAAKARRQGKYGKGPKPFRDDDRARFKDSLTKILSNLAGDSDLLSKE; encoded by the coding sequence GTGGATGCTGATGCATGTCCGGTGAAGTCAGAAATTGTCGAAATCGCAAACGAATATCATTTTAAGACTTATTTCGTTGCTTCGATCGCACACAAGATGAATGAACCGGTCTGGGGAGAATGGTTTTATGTAGATTCTGATAAAGAATCTGCCGACTTATTCATACTCAATCATGCGAAGCTTAATAATGTAGTCGTCACCCAGGACATCGGATTGGCAAGCATGCTCCTGCCAAAAGGGGTTTATGTTGTATCTCCAAGAGGAATAGAATTCAAGGAAGAATCTATTGAAACAGCCTTGAATTACCGTTTCGCAGCTGCTAAAGCACGAAGGCAGGGGAAATACGGAAAAGGCCCCAAACCTTTTCGCGATGACGATAGGGCCAGATTTAAAGACAGTCTTACCAAGATTTTGTCGAATCTGGCAGGAGATTCAGATTTATTATCGAAAGAATAA
- a CDS encoding pyruvate, water dikinase regulatory protein yields MSQPIIYVVSDSVGETAELVTKAAISQFNGSSAVIKRIPYIEDLSHVDEVISLAKLNHGMIAFTLVKPEIRNYMNKRSEEEGLFAIDIIGPLMDKFGELCGKKPLNEPGLVRKLDDDYFKKVEAIEFAVKYDDGRDPRGILRADIILVGVSRTSKTPLSQYLAHKRLKVANVPLVPEVDPPEELFQVPPEKCIGLKISPEKLNEIRKERLISLGLNDKASYANLERIRQELVYFDKVAGKIGCTVIDVTNKAVEETANIIINHIQNIK; encoded by the coding sequence ATGTCTCAACCAATCATCTATGTCGTGTCTGACTCTGTAGGGGAAACGGCGGAACTGGTAACAAAGGCAGCCATCAGTCAATTTAATGGTTCGAGCGCGGTAATTAAAAGAATTCCGTATATTGAGGACTTATCACATGTCGATGAGGTGATTTCGCTTGCGAAATTGAATCATGGCATGATAGCATTCACTCTGGTAAAGCCCGAGATTCGAAATTATATGAACAAGCGTTCAGAAGAAGAAGGGTTGTTTGCCATCGATATCATTGGGCCGCTGATGGATAAATTCGGGGAGCTATGCGGAAAGAAGCCCTTGAATGAACCCGGATTGGTCAGGAAGCTCGATGATGATTATTTTAAAAAAGTAGAAGCTATTGAATTTGCAGTTAAATATGATGACGGAAGAGATCCAAGAGGGATATTAAGGGCTGATATCATATTAGTGGGCGTCTCCAGGACATCCAAAACTCCGCTTTCACAGTATTTGGCTCACAAGCGACTTAAAGTGGCAAATGTACCGCTTGTCCCGGAAGTGGATCCGCCGGAGGAACTGTTCCAAGTCCCTCCTGAAAAGTGCATCGGATTAAAAATCAGTCCGGAAAAACTGAATGAAATCAGAAAAGAACGGCTCATTTCCCTCGGTTTAAATGATAAAGCAAGCTATGCCAACTTGGAACGGATCAGACAAGAACTCGTTTATTTTGATAAAGTTGCAGGAAAAATTGGCTGCACAGTCATTGATGTCACAAATAAAGCTGTAGAAGAAACGGCGAATATCATCATTAACCACATTCAAAATATCAAATAG
- a CDS encoding helix-turn-helix transcriptional regulator — protein sequence MVRKIELNKRQELILQIVKDNGPITGEHIADRLNLTRATLRPDLAILTMAGYLDARPRVGYFYSGKTGTQLLTENLKKIYVKDYQSIPVVVNENVSVYDAIVTMFLEDVGTLFVVDAGSHLVGVLSRKDLLRASIGKQELTSIPVNIIMTRMPNITTCEKDDLLIDVAKKLIDKQIDALPVVKETEKGFEVFGRITKTNITKAFVALAAEDL from the coding sequence GTGGTGAGGAAAATAGAACTTAACAAAAGGCAAGAGCTGATATTGCAGATTGTAAAAGACAATGGCCCAATTACTGGGGAGCATATTGCAGACAGGCTGAACCTTACCCGCGCTACATTAAGGCCGGATTTAGCCATCCTGACAATGGCCGGTTATCTTGATGCACGTCCGCGCGTCGGTTATTTTTATTCAGGAAAAACAGGGACTCAGCTCTTAACGGAAAATCTGAAGAAGATATACGTTAAGGATTACCAGTCCATTCCAGTGGTAGTGAATGAAAATGTTTCAGTCTATGATGCGATAGTAACCATGTTCCTTGAAGATGTAGGAACATTATTCGTAGTGGATGCAGGATCACATCTGGTAGGAGTGCTTTCACGCAAAGATTTGTTGAGGGCAAGTATAGGGAAGCAAGAACTTACTTCCATTCCCGTGAATATCATTATGACAAGAATGCCTAATATCACAACGTGCGAAAAAGACGATCTGCTCATTGATGTAGCAAAGAAATTAATTGATAAACAAATAGATGCTTTGCCTGTCGTCAAAGAAACAGAAAAAGGATTCGAAGTGTTCGGCAGGATAACGAAAACGAATATTACAAAGGCTTTTGTTGCCCTTGCAGCGGAAGATCTTTAA
- the glyS gene encoding glycine--tRNA ligase subunit beta, producing the protein MSKKDLLLEIGLEEMPARFVTDAMNSLKEKLAVWLKGNSIEHGEVAAFSTPRRLSVYIKDVMEAQPDVNEEAKGPARKIALDENGEWSKAAMGFARGQGMSADDIYFKELNGTEYVYVKKFIKGQKTFDLLPQIEKVVTSLSFPKNMKWADEDMRFIRPIKWIAALFGDEVIPFSIASVPAGNETTGHRFLGGKVEITEPADYEKLLLSQYVIANPVDRKNAIRDQLEKLEEEQGWNIPVDETLLEEVNNLVEYPTVLFGSFNEEFLDIPDEVLITSMKEHQRYFPVKDNQGNLLPYFVTVRNGDHRHLETVARGNEKVLRARLADADFFYKEDQKMSIDHALQKLKSIVYHEEIGTLAEKVERVRKITKLLSGLVPLSKEETAFADRAAEISKFDLVSHMVYEFPELQGFMGEKYALQKGEPQEVAKAINEHYQPRNASDNAPESNAGAAVSIADKMDTIVSCFAIGLIPTGSQDPYALRRQASGIVQILAEKKWNVSLNELIGEVINLVKADGIGSKEEAEIQEEIVSFFRLRIKHVLQEKGVRYDLIEAVLNSRITSIPSLLERAEILEQEKESENFKEIVESLSRVMNIAKKAGEQGSINPELFENEQEKALYSEFLKLEKDSEKMDPRTSYRNLSSLKPFIERYFENTMVMAENDEIKQNRLSQMKILAERIQSFAGFNEIIVK; encoded by the coding sequence ATGAGTAAAAAAGATTTGCTTTTAGAAATCGGATTGGAAGAGATGCCGGCCCGATTTGTAACAGATGCCATGAATAGCCTAAAAGAAAAATTGGCTGTATGGCTCAAAGGAAATTCTATCGAACATGGGGAGGTTGCTGCTTTTTCAACTCCTAGAAGGTTGTCTGTTTATATCAAAGATGTGATGGAAGCGCAGCCTGACGTCAACGAGGAAGCAAAAGGACCGGCCAGGAAAATCGCTTTGGATGAAAACGGAGAATGGTCTAAGGCGGCAATGGGATTTGCCAGAGGACAAGGGATGTCTGCCGATGACATCTACTTCAAGGAACTGAACGGCACAGAATATGTCTACGTCAAAAAATTTATTAAGGGACAAAAAACATTCGATCTTCTTCCGCAAATTGAGAAAGTGGTCACAAGTTTATCATTCCCTAAAAATATGAAATGGGCAGATGAGGACATGCGCTTCATTCGACCGATCAAATGGATTGCTGCATTATTCGGAGATGAAGTCATTCCTTTCAGCATTGCTTCTGTACCTGCGGGAAATGAGACAACAGGTCACCGTTTCCTCGGTGGAAAGGTGGAAATAACTGAGCCGGCTGATTATGAAAAACTGCTTCTTTCCCAATATGTCATTGCAAATCCGGTGGACAGGAAAAATGCCATCAGAGATCAACTGGAAAAGCTCGAGGAAGAACAAGGATGGAATATCCCGGTTGATGAAACCCTGCTTGAGGAAGTCAATAATCTTGTAGAGTATCCAACCGTTTTATTTGGTTCCTTTAATGAAGAATTCCTGGATATCCCTGATGAAGTTTTAATTACATCTATGAAAGAACACCAAAGATACTTCCCTGTAAAAGATAATCAAGGCAATCTCCTGCCATACTTTGTCACTGTCAGAAACGGTGACCACCGTCATCTGGAAACCGTAGCAAGAGGGAATGAAAAAGTATTGAGGGCAAGATTGGCTGACGCTGATTTCTTCTACAAAGAAGATCAAAAAATGTCCATTGACCACGCATTGCAAAAATTAAAATCGATTGTCTACCATGAGGAAATCGGAACCCTTGCAGAAAAGGTGGAAAGAGTAAGGAAGATCACAAAGCTTCTTTCCGGACTTGTGCCTCTATCTAAGGAGGAAACCGCTTTTGCAGATCGTGCTGCAGAAATCAGCAAATTCGATTTAGTTTCACATATGGTCTATGAGTTCCCTGAACTTCAAGGATTCATGGGTGAAAAATATGCCTTGCAAAAAGGCGAACCTCAAGAAGTGGCTAAAGCCATCAATGAACATTATCAGCCAAGGAACGCTTCAGACAACGCGCCAGAATCGAATGCCGGTGCAGCGGTCAGCATCGCGGATAAAATGGATACGATCGTTTCTTGTTTTGCAATAGGCCTTATCCCTACCGGATCTCAGGATCCATATGCGTTAAGACGCCAGGCATCGGGTATCGTTCAGATATTAGCTGAAAAGAAATGGAATGTATCCCTGAATGAATTGATCGGTGAAGTCATTAACTTGGTCAAGGCGGATGGAATAGGTTCTAAGGAAGAAGCAGAAATCCAAGAAGAGATTGTATCATTCTTTAGACTTAGAATTAAGCATGTATTGCAAGAAAAAGGAGTTCGCTACGACTTGATTGAAGCTGTTCTGAACAGCCGGATCACTTCTATTCCGTCTCTTTTGGAACGTGCAGAAATCCTGGAGCAAGAGAAAGAGTCAGAGAACTTCAAGGAGATTGTGGAATCCCTCAGCAGGGTCATGAATATTGCCAAGAAAGCTGGGGAGCAGGGTTCCATCAACCCTGAGTTATTTGAAAATGAACAGGAAAAAGCATTATATAGTGAATTTTTGAAGCTTGAAAAGGATTCTGAAAAGATGGATCCACGTACAAGCTACCGTAACCTTTCCTCTTTAAAGCCGTTTATTGAGCGGTATTTTGAAAATACGATGGTAATGGCTGAAAATGATGAGATCAAGCAAAATCGATTGTCTCAAATGAAAATACTGGCTGAACGAATCCAATCATTTGCTGGATTCAATGAGATTATCGTAAAATAA
- the glyQ gene encoding glycine--tRNA ligase subunit alpha: MNIQNMILTLQNHWSEQGCVLMQAYDVEKGAGTMSPYTFLRAIGPEPWNVAYVEPSRRPADGRYGENPNRLYQHHQFQVIMKPSPDNIQELYLESLKALGIDPLQHDIRFVEDNWENPSLGCAGLGWEVWLDGMEITQFTYFQQVGGLECKPVSVEITYGIERLASYIQDKENVFDLEWTTGFTVRDIFYQPEYEHSKYTFEKSNQEMLFHLFGVYEEEAKKQMAEGLVHPAYDYVLKCSHVFNLLDAKGAISVTERTGYIGRMRSMAREIARTFYEEREKLGFPILKKEEDNIHE; this comes from the coding sequence ATGAATATTCAAAATATGATTTTAACTTTGCAGAATCATTGGTCAGAGCAGGGCTGTGTCCTTATGCAGGCCTATGACGTAGAAAAAGGGGCAGGGACAATGAGTCCTTATACATTTTTAAGGGCAATTGGACCTGAGCCATGGAATGTTGCTTATGTAGAGCCATCCCGTCGTCCGGCAGACGGAAGATATGGAGAAAATCCAAATCGGTTGTATCAGCATCATCAGTTTCAAGTAATCATGAAACCATCCCCTGATAATATTCAGGAACTGTATCTTGAATCACTCAAAGCTCTTGGAATAGATCCGCTCCAGCATGACATCCGTTTTGTAGAAGACAACTGGGAAAATCCATCACTTGGCTGTGCTGGTCTTGGATGGGAAGTATGGCTTGATGGAATGGAAATCACCCAGTTCACATACTTCCAGCAAGTAGGCGGATTGGAGTGTAAACCGGTTTCAGTTGAAATCACTTACGGAATTGAACGTCTCGCTTCCTATATCCAGGATAAGGAAAATGTGTTTGATCTTGAATGGACGACTGGCTTCACAGTCAGGGATATTTTTTACCAGCCTGAGTATGAACACTCCAAATATACATTTGAAAAATCCAACCAGGAAATGCTCTTCCATTTATTCGGTGTCTATGAAGAAGAAGCAAAAAAGCAGATGGCTGAAGGCCTTGTCCATCCAGCTTACGATTATGTACTGAAATGTTCGCATGTTTTCAACCTTCTTGACGCAAAAGGTGCCATTTCCGTTACGGAAAGAACGGGGTATATAGGCCGTATGAGAAGCATGGCAAGGGAAATTGCCCGCACGTTCTATGAAGAAAGAGAGAAACTCGGCTTCCCGATTTTGAAAAAAGAGGAGGATAACATCCATGAGTAA
- the recO gene encoding DNA repair protein RecO — MLQKCEGIVIRATDYGESNKIVTIFTRELGKVGMMARGAKKTNSRLSSVSQLFTYGYFLFQKSSGLGTLQQAEIIHSFRTIREDLFQTAYSTYIADLLDKSVEDRKPNPFLFELFYQTLNYINEGYDPDIMMNIFEMKILPVLGHYPVLDRCAVCGSTDGEFGFSIRENGFICHRCFSVDPYYFPVSQGVLKLLRLFYFLDIHRLGNISVKEETKKELRKIISAYYEEYTGLHLKSKRFLEQMENLKGML, encoded by the coding sequence GTGCTTCAAAAATGCGAAGGCATCGTAATACGAGCTACTGATTATGGAGAATCGAATAAAATCGTCACAATCTTTACGAGAGAACTGGGCAAGGTCGGGATGATGGCTAGAGGTGCAAAGAAAACCAACAGCCGCTTATCCTCGGTCTCCCAGCTTTTTACATACGGATACTTTTTATTTCAAAAAAGTTCTGGGCTGGGGACTTTGCAGCAGGCAGAAATTATTCATTCTTTCCGGACAATCCGGGAAGATTTATTCCAAACAGCTTATTCAACCTATATTGCCGATTTATTGGATAAAAGTGTTGAAGATCGTAAACCGAATCCATTCCTATTTGAACTTTTTTATCAAACGCTTAATTACATCAATGAAGGCTATGATCCTGATATTATGATGAATATCTTTGAAATGAAGATTTTGCCTGTACTTGGACATTATCCTGTTTTGGATCGTTGTGCAGTTTGTGGGAGTACAGATGGGGAATTCGGATTTTCCATTCGGGAAAATGGGTTCATATGCCATAGATGCTTCAGTGTCGATCCCTACTATTTTCCCGTTTCCCAGGGTGTGTTGAAACTCCTTAGGCTTTTCTACTTCCTTGATATCCATCGATTGGGTAATATTTCTGTAAAAGAAGAAACCAAAAAGGAGCTTAGGAAGATCATTTCAGCCTATTATGAGGAATATACAGGCCTCCATCTGAAATCGAAGAGATTCCTCGAACAGATGGAAAACTTAAAGGGAATGCTATGA
- a CDS encoding YqzL family protein, with protein MLELTWKFFVQTGSIDTYLLFKELEKDNPVMPSYPDDEMTEINFPII; from the coding sequence ATGTTAGAGCTTACCTGGAAATTCTTTGTACAGACAGGTAGTATTGACACATACCTACTTTTTAAGGAACTTGAAAAAGATAACCCTGTAATGCCAAGCTATCCAGATGATGAAATGACTGAAATCAACTTCCCAATCATTTAA